One part of the Xiphophorus hellerii strain 12219 chromosome 17, Xiphophorus_hellerii-4.1, whole genome shotgun sequence genome encodes these proteins:
- the LOC116737098 gene encoding zinc finger protein AEBP2-like isoform X2, which yields MAQMRAEGTEHGSYQSESKQSDSWTSLKGQAAEDPKREPGVNNEDKPAEDCGSCTAAGPGHNPPPFSDMDGEGTSPHSKPGNNDVEGGFKLGEPGESPAQGSLASSTDSAQEGSRVLKAEQREAENVCSSAPRGCTKPAGKAEHAARRWVGVELNSVEGEPLSRMDSEDSFCSTLMDIESTASSGRSTPAMLNGHSGGAAAVAGSGPAVSKSLNYTCCWDDCQLLFSSSPDLAEHIRAMHVDGQRGGVFVCLWKNCKVYNTPSTSQSWLQRHMLTHSGDKPFKCVVGGCNATFASQGGLARHVPTHFSSQGSSKTSSQGKVKEESPSKAGLIKRRKLRNKYRRSLPRPHDFFDAQTMEAIRHRAICLNLATHIESQGNGHSVVFHSTVIARRKEDSGKVKVLLHWTPEDILPDVWVNESDRLQLKTKVVHLSKLPTDTAVLLAPNIYRMFF from the exons ATGGCTCAGATGAGGGCTGAAGGGACTGAACACGGTTCATATCAGTCTGAATCCAAACAAAGCGACTCTTGGACCAGCTTGAAGGGACAAGCCGCGGAAGACCCCAAACGGGAACCGGGTGTCAACAACGAGGACAAACCAGCCGAGGACTGCGGCAGTTGTACGGCAGCGGGGCCCGGGCACAACCCGCCGCCCTTTTCTGACATGGACGGGGAAGGTACGTCGCCTCACAGCAAGCCGGGCAACAACGATGTGGAAGGTGGCTTTAAACTCGGCGAACCTGGAGAAAGCCCTGCGCAGGGTAGTCTGGCGAGCAGCACAGACTCCGCACAAGAGGGCTCGCGAGTGCtgaaagcagaacaaagagaaGCGGAGAACGTGTGCAGCTCAGCGCCTCGCGGCTGCACAAAGCCCGCGGGAAAGGCCGAACACGCGGCCAGGAGGTGGGTCGGTGTGGAGTTGAACTCCGTGGAAGGAGAGCCGCTCAGCCGCATGGACTCTGAGGACAG TTTCTGCTCCACCCTGATGGACATAGAGAGCACTGCATCCAGCGGTCGTTCGACTCCTGCCATGCTCAATGGTCACAGTGGGGGGGCAGCGGCAGTAGCAGGCTCTGGACCTGCTGTGAGCAAATCTCTGAACTACACCTGCTGCTGGGATGACTGCCAGCTGCTGTTCTCCAGCAGCCCTGACCTGGCTGAACACATCCGAGCCATGCATGTGGATGGACAGAGAGGAGGG GTGTTTGTGTGCCTGTGGAAGAACTGCAAGGTGTACAACACTCCGTCCACCAGTCAGAGTTGGCTGCAGAGACACATGCTGACCCACAGCGGAGACAAGCCCTTCAAG TGTGTGGTTGGCGGCTGCAATGCCACTTTTGCCTCACAGGGGGGGCTGGCACGCCACGTCCCCACCCACTTTAGTTCCCAAGGTTCTTCCAAAACATCCAGTCAGGGCAAAGTGAAGGAGGAATCTCCATCCAAGGCTGGTCTGATCAAGAGGAGGAAACTCAGGAACAAATATAGACGCTCACTGC CTCGACCTCATGACTTCTTTGATGCACAAACCATGGAGGCCATCCGGCATCGAGCCATATGTCTCAACCTGGCAACACACATTGAGAGCCAGGGCAACGGACACAGTGTGGTCTTCCACAGCACG GTGATAGCCAGGAGGAAAGAGGATTCTGGGAAAGTGAAGGTGCTGCTGCACTGGACACCTGAAGACAT ACTGCCTGATGTGTGGGTGAATGAGAGCGACAGACTGCAGCTGAAGACCAAGGTGGTTCATCTGTCCAAGCTGCCCACAGACACAGCTGTCCTCCTGGCCCCCAACATTTACAG GATGTTCTTCTGA
- the ndufa5 gene encoding NADH dehydrogenase [ubiquinone] 1 alpha subcomplex subunit 5 gives MAGLLKKTTGLVGLAVSQNPHERLRILYAKILASLQTMPQDAAYRKYTEQLVNERLDHVKTEPDVVKLEKKINGGQIEEVIFQAECELSLSRKMADWKPWEPLVEEAPPNQWKWPI, from the exons ATGGCCGGGTTACTAAAGAAG ACCACCGGCCTTGTTGGCCTCGCTGTCTCCCAGAATCCTCATGAG CGTCTACGAATTCTTTATGCAAAGATCTTGGCATCACTACAGACCATGCCACAGGACGCCGCATACAGGAAGTACACAGAGCAGCTGGTTAACGAGCGCTTAGACCATGTGAAAACG GAGCCAGATGTCGTGAAGctagagaagaaaataaacggTGGACAGATTGAAGAAGTCATCTTCCAG GCGGAGTGTGAGCTGAGTCTGTCCAGGAAGATGGCTGACTGGAAACCATGGGAGCCACTGGTGGAGGAGGCTCCACCCAACCAGTGGAAGTGGCCCATCTGA
- the LOC116737098 gene encoding zinc finger protein AEBP2-like isoform X1 — MAQMRAEGTEHGSYQSESKQSDSWTSLKGQAAEDPKREPGVNNEDKPAEDCGSCTAAGPGHNPPPFSDMDGEGTSPHSKPGNNDVEGGFKLGEPGESPAQGSLASSTDSAQEGSRVLKAEQREAENVCSSAPRGCTKPAGKAEHAARRWVGVELNSVEGEPLSRMDSEDSFCSTLMDIESTASSGRSTPAMLNGHSGGAAAVAGSGPAVSKSLNYTCCWDDCQLLFSSSPDLAEHIRAMHVDGQRGGVFVCLWKNCKVYNTPSTSQSWLQRHMLTHSGDKPFKCVVGGCNATFASQGGLARHVPTHFSSQGSSKTSSQGKVKEESPSKAGLIKRRKLRNKYRRSLPRPHDFFDAQTMEAIRHRAICLNLATHIESQGNGHSVVFHSTVSSLSVSEQDTTALNPPLLSFGFQVIARRKEDSGKVKVLLHWTPEDILPDVWVNESDRLQLKTKVVHLSKLPTDTAVLLAPNIYRMFF; from the exons ATGGCTCAGATGAGGGCTGAAGGGACTGAACACGGTTCATATCAGTCTGAATCCAAACAAAGCGACTCTTGGACCAGCTTGAAGGGACAAGCCGCGGAAGACCCCAAACGGGAACCGGGTGTCAACAACGAGGACAAACCAGCCGAGGACTGCGGCAGTTGTACGGCAGCGGGGCCCGGGCACAACCCGCCGCCCTTTTCTGACATGGACGGGGAAGGTACGTCGCCTCACAGCAAGCCGGGCAACAACGATGTGGAAGGTGGCTTTAAACTCGGCGAACCTGGAGAAAGCCCTGCGCAGGGTAGTCTGGCGAGCAGCACAGACTCCGCACAAGAGGGCTCGCGAGTGCtgaaagcagaacaaagagaaGCGGAGAACGTGTGCAGCTCAGCGCCTCGCGGCTGCACAAAGCCCGCGGGAAAGGCCGAACACGCGGCCAGGAGGTGGGTCGGTGTGGAGTTGAACTCCGTGGAAGGAGAGCCGCTCAGCCGCATGGACTCTGAGGACAG TTTCTGCTCCACCCTGATGGACATAGAGAGCACTGCATCCAGCGGTCGTTCGACTCCTGCCATGCTCAATGGTCACAGTGGGGGGGCAGCGGCAGTAGCAGGCTCTGGACCTGCTGTGAGCAAATCTCTGAACTACACCTGCTGCTGGGATGACTGCCAGCTGCTGTTCTCCAGCAGCCCTGACCTGGCTGAACACATCCGAGCCATGCATGTGGATGGACAGAGAGGAGGG GTGTTTGTGTGCCTGTGGAAGAACTGCAAGGTGTACAACACTCCGTCCACCAGTCAGAGTTGGCTGCAGAGACACATGCTGACCCACAGCGGAGACAAGCCCTTCAAG TGTGTGGTTGGCGGCTGCAATGCCACTTTTGCCTCACAGGGGGGGCTGGCACGCCACGTCCCCACCCACTTTAGTTCCCAAGGTTCTTCCAAAACATCCAGTCAGGGCAAAGTGAAGGAGGAATCTCCATCCAAGGCTGGTCTGATCAAGAGGAGGAAACTCAGGAACAAATATAGACGCTCACTGC CTCGACCTCATGACTTCTTTGATGCACAAACCATGGAGGCCATCCGGCATCGAGCCATATGTCTCAACCTGGCAACACACATTGAGAGCCAGGGCAACGGACACAGTGTGGTCTTCCACAGCACGGTtagttctctctctgtctcagaGCAGGATACCACAGCTCTGAACCCACCTCTGCTCTCTTTTGGTTTCCAGGTGATAGCCAGGAGGAAAGAGGATTCTGGGAAAGTGAAGGTGCTGCTGCACTGGACACCTGAAGACAT ACTGCCTGATGTGTGGGTGAATGAGAGCGACAGACTGCAGCTGAAGACCAAGGTGGTTCATCTGTCCAAGCTGCCCACAGACACAGCTGTCCTCCTGGCCCCCAACATTTACAG GATGTTCTTCTGA